In Microtus ochrogaster isolate Prairie Vole_2 chromosome 4, MicOch1.0, whole genome shotgun sequence, one genomic interval encodes:
- the Chst4 gene encoding carbohydrate sulfotransferase 4 — protein sequence MILPKKGKLLLFLGSQMIIAALFFHTFRHTGFVQNEEESRRPVHVLVLSSWRSGSSFVGQVFGQHPDVFYLMEPAWHVWTSFTSSTAWKLHMAARDLLRSVFLCDMSVFDAYMKPGPRKQSSLFQWQQSRALCSSPVCDFFSSDQISLPEPCRRLCSQEPFDVVEKACGSHSHVVLKEVRFFNLQVLYPLLTDPSLNLYIIHLIRDPRAVFRSREHTRGDLMIDSRILLGEHLKTIKEEDYPYYTMQIICKSHVDIIKAIQALPEALQQRFLLLRYEDLVREPLAQTSRLYKFVGLKFLPHLQTWVYNVTRGKSINQPSFATNARNALNTSQAWRWSLPYEKVSRIQDVCSEAMDLLGYLPAKSKQEQGNLLLDLLSSPHTLGQL from the coding sequence ATGATACTGCCTAAGAAAGGGAAGCTGCTGCTGTTCCTGGGTTCCCAGATGATAATTGCCGCGCTCTTCTTCCATACGTTCAGACATACGGGCTTTGTCCAGAACGAAGAAGAGTCCAGGAGGCCCGTGCATGTGCTGGTCCTGTCTTCCTGGCGGTCAGGATCCTCTTTTGTGGGGCAGGTTTTTGGGCAACACCCGGATGTCTTCTACCTGATGGAGCCCGCCTGGCACGTGTGGACGAGTTTCACCAGCAGCACGGCCTGGAAGCTGCACATGGCTGCGCGGGACCTTCTGCGTTCGGTCTTCCTGTGTGACATGAGCGTCTTTGATGCCTACATGAAGCCAGGCCCCCGAAAACAGTCCAGCCTCTTCCAATGGCAGCAAAGCCGGGCCCTGTGCTCGTCACCTGTCTGTGACTTCTTCTCCAGTGACCAGATCAGCTTGCCTGAGCCTTGTAGGCGCCTCTGTTCCCAGGAACCCTTTGATGTGGTGGAGAAGGCCTGCGGCTCTCACAGTCACGTGGTACTCAAGGAGGTGCGCTTCTTCAACCTGCAGGTCCTTTACCCACTTCTCACAGACCCTTCCCTCAACCTGTACATCATACACCTGATCCGAGACCCCCGGGCTGTGTTCCGATCTCGGGAACACACCAGAGGGGACCTCATGATTGATAGTCGCATTTTGCTGGGGGAACATTTGAAAACGATCAAGGAGGAAGATTACCCCTATTATACCATGCAGATCATCTGCAAAAGCCACGTGGACATAATCAAGGCCATCCAAGCCCTGCCTGAGGCTCTACAGCAGCGCTTCCTGCTCCTGAGGTATGAGGACCTGGTTCGGGAACCGCTGGCCCAGACCTCCAGGCTATACAAATTTGTGGGGTTGAAATTCTTGCCCCATCTCCAAACTTGGGTTTACAATGTCACCCGTGGCAAAAGTATAAATCAGCCTTCCTTTGCCACTAATGCCAGGAATGCCCTGAACACCTCCCAGGCATGGCGTTGGTCCTTGCCTTATGAAAAGGTTTCTCGGATTCAAGATGTCTGTAGTGAGGCTATGGATTTGCTGGGCTACCTCCCAGCCAAATCCAAACAAGAGCAAGGGAACCTGTTACTGGATCTTTTGTCTTCTCCACACACGTTGGGGCAACTCTAG